In Caballeronia sp. TF1N1, the DNA window CGACTTGTCGATCTTGAGGCCGCTGAACTGATACTGATGCACATAGCTCAGGGACGAAAAGCCCGCGCCGAAGTCATCCAGTACGACGGACATGCCGTTATCCGCGAGTCTTTGCATGGTGCGGCGCGCAAGATCCGGCTCGGCTACGAGCGCGCCTTCCGTCAGTTCGAGACACACACGCGATGGCGACACGCGATAACGCCTGAGCAGCGCAAGGACATCGTCGGCGAACTCGGGGCGCGTCATGCTATAGCTCGAACAATTGACATGCACGGGCGGCCAGTGCGCAAAGCTGGCATTGGAAAGTATCGCGGCGACGCGTTCCAGCATGTATAAGTCGAGCCGACCGATGAGACGCAGCCCTTCCACTGCAGGCAGAAATTCGCCGGGTGCCACGATACGTCCATCGGGTTGGCGCCAGCGAATCAACGCTTCGAGCGCGACCACTTGGCCACTCCCTACATCGACGATAGGCTGAAAATACGGCAGCAACTCGTCGTCGCGCTTGATCGCGTTACGCAATGCGCCCTCGCGTTCGACCTGATCGGAGACCTGTCGGCGAAGCTCCTGATTGAACACGACGAAGCTGTCGCGGCCCGCGTTCTTGACGCGATACATCGCGGTATCGGCATCGCGCAAAAGATCGGCGGGCTCGGTATGAAACTGCGTGTCCGCGCTCACGATGCCAATGCTGCACGAAGAAAACACCACATGTTCTTCGATATGAAACGGCAGATCGAAAGCCGCGAGGATGCGCTTGGCAATCGCCACCGCGTCGCGTACCGGCGCCTTGGGCGACAGCACTGCGAATTCGTCGCCGCCCAAGCGAGCGAGCAGATCGGTGGAGCGCAGACAATCGCGCAGGCGCGCGGCGGCCTGCACCAGCAACATGTCTCCGAAATGATGACCCAGGCTGTCGTTCACCACCTTGAAGCGATCGAGGTCGATGAACATCACCGAGAGCTCATCGCCGCGTGTCTGGTAGTCGTGCCATGCACCACGCAGCCGATGCATCAGATGACTGCGGTTGGGCAGGCCGGTCAATGCATCGTGCGAATTCTCGTACAGCAGACGCGCGTTGACATCGTCGAGTTCACGCGTACGGGCCTGCACACGGGCTTCGAGCTCGAGGTTGGCTGCATGCAATGCTTCGGCATCGCGGCGGCGCGAGAGGGCGGTATCGATATGGCGCGATACGAAGGTCAGCAACTCCTGATCGCGCTGCGAATAGCGCACGAGCGGCGAGTAACTTTGCACCGCGAGCACGCCGCGCACGACATCGCCATCGAACAGCGGAATGCCGAGCCACGAGCGCAGGCGCACGTCGTCGTGATCGGTTTCGAACGCCCCTTCCGCGATGAGACGCAGCGCTTCCTGATGATCGATGAGACGCGCGCGGCGTTCGCGAATCACATACTCGGTGAGCCCACGCTGGCCGCGACGCGGCTCGGGCCGCTCCTGCACGATCTCATCGACGTAATAGGGAAACGAGACTTCGCATGTTTCGGTTTCGAAGAGCGCCACATAAAAATTGCGCGCATAGAGCAGCTCGCCGACGATGCCATGCAGACTGCGAAAGAACTCCATCATGTCGCCGGGCCGGCTCGACAATTCCGCGATCTGATAGAGCGCTGCTTGCAGATGTTCGGAACGCTCGCGCTCGGCAATGCCATGTCGCAAAGCAGCGTTGAGCTTCGACAACTCGGAGGTTCGGCGGGCGACCTGTTCTTCCAGATCCGCGCGATGCAGGATACGGTCGAGCGCCATTGCGACGTGACGCGCCACGACTAAAAACAGCGCGCGGTCCTCGGCGGTGTACATGCGCGAGACGTCATAGACCTGCATGGCCAGCATGCCGAAGACTTCGTCGGACGCATTCTTGAGCGGCGCGCCCATCCAGAACTCGGGGCGATCGCCGATGCAATAGAAACGCTCCGCGCGTTCGGCGGCGCAGATGTCGGCTGCGGTCACGAAGAGCGGCTGCTCGCTCGTGAGCACTTGCCCTGTCATCGAAAGACGCTTGGGATCGAGAATGTCGTAGTTCTCGGCGGCGACCACGTCCGTGTCGATCACATCGACGTAATACGGATAGGTGATCTTGCCGGTCTTGCGGTCGTAGAGCG includes these proteins:
- a CDS encoding EAL domain-containing protein, encoding MSVFSAYNAPLQAAQAAQEDVTDAGADDAAPANIAPSIDALLRDTAASACPNTWAWYRAGEQLHLERQGNEFCIPAWPSDIAEDRLAKACAAHGWHAWPTGRGESVLGWLLAPVAYSDNAHLAELARALGERVQADVLARAQLTQRVLYEIAYLASSVPERADFLRCVHERLGTLIDAENFYLALYDRKTGKITYPYYVDVIDTDVVAAENYDILDPKRLSMTGQVLTSEQPLFVTAADICAAERAERFYCIGDRPEFWMGAPLKNASDEVFGMLAMQVYDVSRMYTAEDRALFLVVARHVAMALDRILHRADLEEQVARRTSELSKLNAALRHGIAERERSEHLQAALYQIAELSSRPGDMMEFFRSLHGIVGELLYARNFYVALFETETCEVSFPYYVDEIVQERPEPRRGQRGLTEYVIRERRARLIDHQEALRLIAEGAFETDHDDVRLRSWLGIPLFDGDVVRGVLAVQSYSPLVRYSQRDQELLTFVSRHIDTALSRRRDAEALHAANLELEARVQARTRELDDVNARLLYENSHDALTGLPNRSHLMHRLRGAWHDYQTRGDELSVMFIDLDRFKVVNDSLGHHFGDMLLVQAAARLRDCLRSTDLLARLGGDEFAVLSPKAPVRDAVAIAKRILAAFDLPFHIEEHVVFSSCSIGIVSADTQFHTEPADLLRDADTAMYRVKNAGRDSFVVFNQELRRQVSDQVEREGALRNAIKRDDELLPYFQPIVDVGSGQVVALEALIRWRQPDGRIVAPGEFLPAVEGLRLIGRLDLYMLERVAAILSNASFAHWPPVHVNCSSYSMTRPEFADDVLALLRRYRVSPSRVCLELTEGALVAEPDLARRTMQRLADNGMSVVLDDFGAGFSSLSYVHQYQFSGLKIDKSFILELTESPRSRAIVRAIVRMAESLDLTLVAEGVEDAATLAVLRDMGAAQAQGYFFDKPLPLESLTRSALAPRTTSSAIL